The genomic region AATCATTAAGAAAAACCTTCGAACAGAAAACAATCAATTAAAATATAAAATAAATGAACTCTCTCAGTCTCCAATAGTTCAAATCTTAGGAATTGTAGGTATCATAGGGACATTAATCTCATTAATACCGTTAATTCTTTCTGTTTTCAGATAACATCTATTCTATACAAATCCTTAGTATTCTATATAGGAAAACTTTTGAAACATCGTCTAACAATGTATAAATTAATATTACAATCCGTAGTCGATAAGAAGAATTTCTAAGCAGTCTCTGACAGGCCTATGCTTATGCTTGGCGTTGTGAATACAGAGGGGCAGCCTGAGTTAGTTCCATAGCAAAGACACTTTGAAAAAAAAGTCTTTGCTATGACTTTTTATATACTTACTGGAAGATGAATCGGGGATGACATATTAGAAAGAGTTTAAAGTTAGACAGCAAGATCAGACACCATAATTGATATATCGCAGTATCATTATAAAGTGTAAAATTATTGATGTTTCATTTTTAGTTTTTTTACTTTGAATTCACTAAGTTGTGCACTTATCCTTGGATCGAAAAAGTCAGATTTGAAAACTTCTAAATCTTGTGTGTAAACTGCTAACCGTATAAAAATATTTGGATTTTTATAATCTTCACTTTCTGGTAACCATCCTATTGAAGATGTATTAGGCAAAACGTTTCTATTAATTTCATCTCCGTCTGAACTTTCAACTTGTGGTATATACTTTATTCGATCTATAAATTTGTTGAATTCGTATAATTCTATGTATACTTCGGAAATATACGTAGATCTTTGAGAAGTATTCAATATTACATACTGATACCTGTGTTCTTCTCCCGCTCCTAAGTTGCTTAACGCTAACTTCACCCTCAATTTCAATCTTACCTTTTCTTTATTTTGCTTAATCATAATTACTATTGGTACGACTATACTTCCTATCAAAGCAATAATTAGAGTGGCTATAATATTAAACGTATCCAATAAACTCATTCCTCTCCTAATTTTGAATAATTCTTAGATCACAAAAGTATCATTATGAGTATAAAAGATGATACTTAAACGGTATTGAAACATTGATCTTCACACGTAAAGAAAATTAACACTATTTGCGGTTTTATTCTTGAAATTGGAGCAATGCATTTTGAAATGATTATGTTAAGGTACATCTGGATAGATAACGCTCACTTTTCACCTCATTTACTCAGACTCTCCAAGCAAATACCCCACAGAAACCTCCAAAGCTTTCGCAATTACCACCACTTCATAATCTTGAACAAGACGATACTGACCCTCTAAACGTGAAAGACTGGTCTGACTGATATCCAAACCCAATGTTTGCAATTTGGCGAGGAATTCTCGTTGTTTGATGCCCTTACTTTTACGAATAGATACGACTCGGGAGCCGATGATGTTTTTGTCGCCAGGCGGTTCTTGTCTATGCTTCATTATGTACACCCCTCATTTCAACCAAATTGTATGAGAAATAATGGTTGTTTTAATGCGGATATCGAATTAAAATGAAATAAACCGATATTCGCATTAAAACTGACTGCTCACGTCTAGGATTACCAAGATATGGCGCAGTTTAGACCCATCAGAGAGGTGGATGTATGAGCCGGTTGCTTGACTTATTGGAAGAGGAACGGCGCAAGCTTAATCAGCTTGGTGAGGCATCCTTGAAGCAAGCGATTCCGTTATGGGACAATCCCGAGGTTCAGGAACAGAGCCGAAGGGTGGATGAACTGGTGGCACGAGTGAGTGGAATGAAGGCGAGACATAACCGAGTTGTACGATGATGAGCGAGGTACATAATGCGTAGGGGAGGAGAAGCAATGGATTTTCCACAGTGGATGCAACGAGCGATTCAAGCAAGGCTGGATGAGGTGACTGCCCGGATTGAACATGATCCTGAACTGAGTCGAGTACGTGGGGGAACAGACGAAGCATTTGAAGTTTTGTTTGCAGGTAATGATGTCGAGCAAACACCTGAATATATCGAGTGGGAGAATCGTTATATTGTCAGCAAAGGCATAGAAAATGAGCGGTTGTATATGCAGGGACTACGAGATGGCATTCAGCTCACAGTATCCTTGCTGGGTCAGTCGAAGTCGATGTCAGAGGAGACCGATACAGAGGCTTGATCCACTAAGGCGAACCCATAAGTCAGGGGAAGCTGCCTTGATCTTAACTTAAAAACCGGAGCCGAAGCGCGAATCTATCGCTTCGGCTCCGGTTTTAATGCTCAATTTTCCAAATTCTAAATTAAGGAAAGGAGGGCGTTAATGATGTGTTAAGCTTAAAGAAACAAAGGCAGAAGTGAGGTATGGTTATATGAAAAAAAAATCTAAATACTTAATCCTGCTTTTTATGTTTATTGCGATTGTGTTTATTCTGCTTTTTTTAAATACCAATAAAAATGAAGCCAATGAGCCAGTGGTTAATGGCAATATCATTCACGTCAAAAACTTTGATCTGGATGCCAAATCAACGAATTTAAAGACTATGACAGAAGGGTCGATATTCGTTGAGGGTGAGAAGGAGCATATTGATCATATCAAGATAGTAGCACATGTAGAGATTGACCCTACTGACTGGGGTGGTGTTGCATTTTATCTCCCTGATCAATGGAGTGTCGCCAGCATCACCAGCAGTTATCCTGAACATCAATCGAAGTTGAAGCCTGCTGAGTATGTATCCACTTGGATGAATTCTTCTGATGACTCTTCATGGCGCACGATGATTGAAATTGGGAGAGAACGAAATTACATAGCAAATGGCGGAGGTACTGGAACGATTGTGATCGAATTAAGTCCCGATAAAAAGGGGATGTCCACCTCTGAGTCATTGAAAATTGGTATTGAGGTCGGATCAGACGAGAAAGATGGAAAGAGAGTTATGGGCACAGATTCTGTTGAAGTTCCTGTATTTTAAAGTGCTAGGATACCTAAATATAGAAAAACAAGCCGAAGCGATGGCAATGCACGCTTCGGCTTGTTTTTTTGATTATTTTGAACCGTGTTACTTCTTCAACTCTTACTTCGCACTTACCGATTTAAACCAATCATTCACTTCTTGCGTGATCTGATCACCGCCATTGGATTTCCAGTTGGCGACGAATTGGTCAAAGGCATCAATTGGCAAATTGCCGTAGATGATTTTGTTGAAGGTTTCCATCTCGGACTGGCGGAGCAGGTTCCATTTGGATACCATGGTTGGTGTTGCAGCGCCAGTGAAATAGTTTTGTTTACGGACGTCGATCTGGGACATAACGACTTTACCAGCATACCAGTTTTCCGGTTTACGGAATTCGGCCATTTGTTTCTCGTAAGGTGTTTCAGGCTTCTCGCCGTTGGCCAGCTTCACGAGTGTTTTCATGTACAGATCCGGGATACGTGCTGGGCCGGTCAGGAAAGGGAATTCGTTGGAGAAGTCTTTGATCTTCTCTTTGTCACTGGTCGGTTGTCCGTCAATGATATCCCAGTCGTAACCTTTGGCGAAGCCGTATTCATACTCACTGCCCGCTTTCGGGTTCGCGAGGTTGTCCAGCAGGTAGTTGTAATACAAGAAGATGGCTTCTGGATGCTTCGCATCTTTGTTGATCATGATACTTGCGTTGACACCAGAGTTCTGCCACTTCGTACCGATCTTGCCGTCTGGGCCAGCTGGCACAGGGTAAGCTTTATACTTTGAGCCAGGTACGTTCTTCAGCAGGTCAGGTGCAGGCCAGTCCGGTACCCAGTTTGCGCCAGGCAGAATGCCCGCTTTGCCAGCTGTCCAGCTTTCAGCGGATTTGCCTTCGTCCCACAGAGCGGAGTCAGCGTGGATATAACCTTTATCCATCCATTCAGCCAGCTTGGCAAGAGCTTGTTTGGCACCCGGGTTAACGGAGCCGTACTCGAGGTTGCCGTTTGCGTCTTTGTTCCATTGCTCCTCAATTGTGCCGTATGCACCGAACAACCAGTCGAGCTGACCCATCCAGGTGTTGGTGTTATTTTTCAGCGAGATCGCCAGCGGGAATACTTTGTCTGGAGACAGACCGTCCGGGTTTTCGTTTTTGAATTTGTCCATGATGTTCTCAAGATCCGCGATAGTTTTCGGAGCTTCCAGGTTCAGCTTCTCCATCCAGTCCTCGCGGAGCCAGAGCAGTGTATCGTCGTTGTCGGTGTACTCCATGATCGGCATGTTGTATTTCTTGCCGTCCTTGGTGAACGGATACCACAGTTCAGGATGTGCTGCTGCGTGATCTTTCAGAGTCTGACTCGCGTACTTGTCGAACAACTCATCGATGGCGATGAATTGACCGGAGTCGATCAGCTGATTCGTCAGTACCGCATTGGTGGGTACCGTTACGAAATCAGGCAGCTTTTCGCCAGAGGCGATAGCCAGTTGCAGCTTTTGTCTGTATTGATCGTCATTGGCCGGATACCAAGTATCTTTGTGTTTCATACCCAGCGTTTCGAGCATCCAGCGATCGTGCACGTTATTTTCTTTGGTATCTCCTTGCACGTATTTCTTCGGCATTAATACCGAACTGAACTCGATCGGTGGATCATATTTTCCTTTAGCAAAAGCAGCTTCTGCTTCCGCTGAGCCGACAGTTCCCGGCGTATTATCGGTACCATTGTCACTGGCTGTCTCGCCACTGCCGCACGCAGTGATCGTGATGAGCGCGATAACCATGAGCAGTGACCACCATGTTTTGAATTTGATCATTGTTCAATCCCCCTACGGTGTATGATCTTTACAAATGCGTGTTCAAAAAGGCCGGTTTTCAGTACCGAGAAGATGGGATGAAGCTAGAAATGGAGTAGCGGAGCGTAGATAGAGCTACGTGAGCAACGGACATTTCGGTTGAATCCCATATTCGATGCTGATGATGCCGCTAGGCATCCTTCGTAATCAAAAGCGGACTTTTTGAACAACCTCTACAATGTAACTGTACCAATTTGGGCGGGAGGGCATCTATATGAGTTTGTTAGTTTCGATAGGACTCTATTAGTGAATGTTCAATAAGATCGGTTTTCAGTCATGTTATTTATGCTGGTCTCTGTATTCTTGCGGCGTAACGCCGAATTGACGCTTGAACACTTTGATAAAATATGCCGGGTCCATATAACCAATCTCCATGCTGATTTCGTACACTTTTTTGGTGGTCGTGACCAGCTTGTGGCAGGCCCGATCCATACGCAGGCGCGAGATATAATCACTGATGCCTTCGCCCGTTTCGATCTTGTAGATTTTGGACAAATGGGTCGGGTGCAGATTGACATGGTCAGCGAGCACACGCAAAGACACATCCAGATGCAGGTTCTTATCTGTAAAATCCTGAATCTTCTTCACATACTCCGAACGGATGTCCTTGATCTCGTTGGACGTGCCTTCCTTGAGTTTGCCAAGCACGCTGAGCGACCATTTCCGCAATTTGCTGATGGTAGCGAAAACTTCCCCACTTTGCAAATCCTCGACATCATTGCCCATTAAAGTGGTCAGAGTCAGCTTGTTCCGATGGGCGATGTTAGTGAACGAAGCCGTAATAAGAAAACCTGCCTCCATGCAGTGCTCCCAGGATTCCGACCATTTCTCATCCAGCTCTGCGCAGACCGCGAGGATTTTCTCTTCGGCTGCATCCCATTGTCCGCTTTCCAACAGACTAATGAAGGTGGGCGGGGTGTACAGTACATCCAAGGGACCTTGCGCCGCAGGTGTCTCGACATCGCTGACACGCATGACGAATTCGCGTTCGTCTCCGACGATCTGCCGGAAATAGGCGGAAGCCTGACGGAAGCGATCGTAGAGCTGATCCGGAAAGGTGAACCACTCGGTGATAACGATGGAGAGGGAGCCTTTCAGAAACTGTTTTACTTTGGATTGAAGCTGAATGGACAGCTTCTCCAGAATGGTTTCTTTGCCAATATCGCCTTTCCGATCTTTAAACTGAAGCAAAAAAACCAGATATCCGTGCTCCTCCTTGACGCCCCACACTTCCATAAACTCACCCATAATCTCTTCCGCCATGTTGATGATCGCATATTCGATCAGGGTCTGATCATTGCTGTCATAGTGTCCGAATTCTTCTTCCAAACGAACCAACATTAATGCGGCATCTCCGGTATGAAAGGGCAGATCGTAATTGGCGATTTTCCGCTCCCATTCGGCAGCGGCGATTCGTTGTCCCTGTAAAGCTCCTAGTAGCAGTCGTCCCCGCAAATGGGGG from Paenibacillus sp. FSL R5-0341 harbors:
- a CDS encoding ABC transporter substrate-binding protein → MIKFKTWWSLLMVIALITITACGSGETASDNGTDNTPGTVGSAEAEAAFAKGKYDPPIEFSSVLMPKKYVQGDTKENNVHDRWMLETLGMKHKDTWYPANDDQYRQKLQLAIASGEKLPDFVTVPTNAVLTNQLIDSGQFIAIDELFDKYASQTLKDHAAAHPELWYPFTKDGKKYNMPIMEYTDNDDTLLWLREDWMEKLNLEAPKTIADLENIMDKFKNENPDGLSPDKVFPLAISLKNNTNTWMGQLDWLFGAYGTIEEQWNKDANGNLEYGSVNPGAKQALAKLAEWMDKGYIHADSALWDEGKSAESWTAGKAGILPGANWVPDWPAPDLLKNVPGSKYKAYPVPAGPDGKIGTKWQNSGVNASIMINKDAKHPEAIFLYYNYLLDNLANPKAGSEYEYGFAKGYDWDIIDGQPTSDKEKIKDFSNEFPFLTGPARIPDLYMKTLVKLANGEKPETPYEKQMAEFRKPENWYAGKVVMSQIDVRKQNYFTGAATPTMVSKWNLLRQSEMETFNKIIYGNLPIDAFDQFVANWKSNGGDQITQEVNDWFKSVSAK
- a CDS encoding aspartyl-phosphate phosphatase Spo0E family protein; this translates as MSRLLDLLEEERRKLNQLGEASLKQAIPLWDNPEVQEQSRRVDELVARVSGMKARHNRVVR
- a CDS encoding response regulator — protein: MHMMIVDDEAHWVDNLSMTKPWHTLGIEHMHKAYSAHEALQMIDTHPIDIVISDIQMPEMTGIELIERIRIRDKKIKCILLSGYSEFDYAKKAIQFEAVDYLLKPPTDDELMGAVQKAIDQLNNEWELVSSLTRTQFTLRENLPHLRGRLLLGALQGQRIAAAEWERKIANYDLPFHTGDAALMLVRLEEEFGHYDSNDQTLIEYAIINMAEEIMGEFMEVWGVKEEHGYLVFLLQFKDRKGDIGKETILEKLSIQLQSKVKQFLKGSLSIVITEWFTFPDQLYDRFRQASAYFRQIVGDEREFVMRVSDVETPAAQGPLDVLYTPPTFISLLESGQWDAAEEKILAVCAELDEKWSESWEHCMEAGFLITASFTNIAHRNKLTLTTLMGNDVEDLQSGEVFATISKLRKWSLSVLGKLKEGTSNEIKDIRSEYVKKIQDFTDKNLHLDVSLRVLADHVNLHPTHLSKIYKIETGEGISDYISRLRMDRACHKLVTTTKKVYEISMEIGYMDPAYFIKVFKRQFGVTPQEYRDQHK
- a CDS encoding helix-turn-helix transcriptional regulator encodes the protein MKHRQEPPGDKNIIGSRVVSIRKSKGIKQREFLAKLQTLGLDISQTSLSRLEGQYRLVQDYEVVVIAKALEVSVGYLLGESE